In Arabidopsis thaliana ecotype Col-0 mitochondrion, complete genome, the following proteins share a genomic window:
- the rps7 gene encoding ribosomal protein S7, whose protein sequence is MGGLDGEQKLLIKKLVNFRMKEGKRTRVRAIVYQTFHRPARTERDVIKLMVDAVENIKPICEVAKVGVAGTIYDVPGIVARDRQQTLAIRWILEAAFKRRISYRISLEKCLFAEILDAYQKRGSARRKRENLHGLASTNRSFAHFRWW, encoded by the coding sequence ATGGGGGGCTTGGATGGTGAGCAAAAACTATTGATCAAGAAGTTGGTCAATTTTCGCATGAAAGAAGGTAAAAGAACGAGAGTTCGTGCTATTGTTTATCAAACTTTTCATCGCCCAGCTCGAACTGAACGCGATGTAATCAAACTTATGGTTGACGCCGTAGAGAATATAAAGCCCATATGCGAAGTAGCAAAAGTAGGAGTAGCGGGTACTATTTATGATGTCCCTGGGATTGTAGCCAGGGATCGTCAACAAACCTTAGCTATTCGTTGGATCCTTGAAGCAGCTTTCAAACGACGTATAAGCTATAGGATAAGCTTAGAGAAATGTTCATTTGCTGAGATACTGGATGCTTACCAAAAGAGGGGAAGTGCACGTAGGAAAAGGGAGAATCTTCATGGACTGGCTTCCACCAATCGAAGTTTCGCGCATTTCAGATGGTGGTAA